Proteins from one Malaya genurostris strain Urasoe2022 chromosome 2, Malgen_1.1, whole genome shotgun sequence genomic window:
- the LOC131429550 gene encoding uncharacterized protein LOC131429550, translated as MEKLPDTFVKGFHDEASVRKMKYNALGRTGLHVSEISFGSGTLSKFYGLLGETEGVKAVHLALKKGINYVDTAPYYGQGRSEEILGQAFKDVPRQAYYIATKVGRYEMEYDKMFDYSAKKTRESIERSLKLLGVDYLDVVQIHDVEFSADLNVIVNETLPTLELLRDEGKLRFIGVSAYPIDVLQKIISMAKGRFDTVLCYSRYTLIDDALKRYLPFFEENNLAVICASGHGMGLFTNAGPQPWHPAHDQTKQICLEASEFCKHEGIEFGKLAMYHFIQINGPATFLSGMQTEDLVRINLDAFYDGLTTKEHEVLAHLKKSIFSKNKHADWEGIEVRRYWDTMNAIKKL; from the exons ATGGAGAAGCTACCAGACACTTTCGTTAAGGGCTTTCATGATGAAGCTAGTGTTAGAAAAATGAAATACAATGCATTAGGAAGAACAGGTTTGCacgtttcggaaatttcttttgGATCTGGTACGCTCAGTAAATTTTATGG TCTTCTCGGAGAAACCGAGGGTGTAAAAGCAGTTCATTTGGCGCTCAAAAAGGGGATTAACTACGTTGATACAGCTCCTTACTATGGTCAAGGTCGATCCGAAGAAATACTCGGACAAGCATTCAAAGATGTTCCGCGTCAGGCGTATTATATTGCAACCAAAGTTGGACGGTACGAGATGGAATACGATAAAATGTTTGACTATAGTGCAAAAAAGACTCGCGAGAGCATAGAGAGAAGTTTGAAATTACTTGGAGTCGATTACCTTGATGTGGTTCAA ATTCATGATGTGGAATTTTCGGCCGATTTGAACGTGATAGTAAATGAAACTTTGCCTACGTTAGAACTACTCCGTGATGAAGGAAAATTGAGATTCATCGGAGTGTCAGCCTATCCAATCGATGTACTACAAAAGATTATCTCAATGGCAAAGGGGCGCTTTGATACCGTGTTATGTTACAGTCGTTACACATTAATTGATGACGCTTTGAAGAGATATTTGCCATTTTTCGAAGAAAACAATTTGGCTGTTATATGTGCTTCTGGTCATGGTATGGGTTTGTTCACAAATGCCGGCCCTCAACCCTGGCACCCGGCTCATGATCAGACCAAGCAAATTTGTTTGGAGGCAAGCGAGTTTTGCAAGCATGAGGGAATTGAGTTTGGAAAACTGGCAATGtatcattttattcaaatcaacGGTCCAGCCACATTTCTAAGTGGGATGCAAACCGAGGATTTGGTTAGAATTAATTTGGATGCTTTCTATGATGGACTAACCACTAAAGAACACGAGGTCTTAGCACATTTGAAAAAAAG TATATTCTCAAAGAATAAGCATGCAGACTGGGAAGGCATCGAGGTGCGACGGTATTGGGACACCATGAATGCtatcaaaaaattataa